In the genome of Quercus robur chromosome 3, dhQueRobu3.1, whole genome shotgun sequence, one region contains:
- the LOC126717629 gene encoding GDSL esterase/lipase At5g33370-like: MEASSTFISWMILGLALAIGNIVHTTDARAFFVFGDSLVDNGNNNYLATTARADSPPYGIDYPTHRPTGRFSNGLNIPDLISQQLGSEPTLPYLSPELTGQKLLVGANFASAGIGILNDTGIQFLNIIRMYRQLEYFQEYQQRVSNLIGSDQAKRLVKEALVLITVGGNDFVNNYYLVPFSARSRQYRLPDYVKYLISEYKKLLQKLYDLGARRVLVTGTGPLGCVPAELAMRNTNGGCSAELQRAAALYNPQLNQMIRDLNNKIGRDVFIAANTQQTHTDFISNPQAFGFSSSRIACCGQGPYNGIGLCTSLSNLCPNRDLYAFWDPFHPSEKANRVIVQQILTGSTDYMSPMNLSTIMALDKI; the protein is encoded by the exons ATGGAAGCCTCATCCACTTTCATTTCTTGGATGATTTTGGGTCTTGCATTAGCAATAGGAAACATTGTTCACACAACAGATGCCAGGGCTTTCTTCGTCTTTGGCGATTCACTTGTTGACAATGGCAACAACAATTACCTGGCTACAACTGCCCGTGCCGATTCACCTCCTTATGGCATTGATTATCCAACTCATCGTCCTACAGGGCGTTTCTCCAATGGCCTTAACATCCCTGACCTTATCA GTCAGCAGCTCGGCTCTGAGCCCACATTGCCATACTTGAGTCCTGAGCTCACAGGACAAAAGCTCCTTGTTGGTGCCAACTTTGCTTCAGCAGGCATTGGAATCCTCAATGACACTGGAATTCAGTTT ctaAACATAATAAGAATGTATAGACAATTGGAATACTTTCAAGAATACCAGCAAAGAGTAAGTAATCTTATTGGAAGTGACCAAGCAAAGAGACTAGTGAAAGAAGCGCTTGTCCTCATCACTGTCGGTGGCAATGATTTTGTAAACAACTACTACTTGGTGCCCTTTTCTGCAAGGTCTCGCCAATACCGACTTCCGGATTATGTCAAGTATCTCATCTCAGAATACAAAAAACTTTTACAG AAGCTATATGATCTTGGAGCACGTAGGGTTCTTGTGACAGGTACCGGACCACTGGGTTGTGTTCCGGCAGAATTAGCCATGCGAAATACAAATGGTGGATGCTCAGCTGAACTCCAAAGAGCCGCTGCCTTGTATAACCCACAACTCAATCAAATGATACGAGATCTGAATAACAAAATTGGCAGAGATGTGTTCATTGCTGCTAATACACAACAAACGCACACTGACTTCATTTCTAACCCTCAAGCGTTTG GGTTTAGTTCATCAAGGATAGCTTGTTGTGGACAAGGACCTTACAACGGCATTGGACTATGCACATCACTCTCCAACTTGTGCCCCAACCGAGACTTGTATGCATTTTGGGATCCATTCCATCCATCTGAAAAGGCGAACAGAGTTATTGTTCAGCAGATCCTGACCGGCTCTACTGACTACATGAGCCCCATGAATCTCAGCACTATCATGGCCTTGGATAAAATATGA